A genomic segment from Nitrosopumilus sp. K4 encodes:
- a CDS encoding phytanoyl-CoA dioxygenase family protein, with product MKKISDEGFTVIENVLSQEECKKISDRLDVINAEEQEEFGKERLEKVNEIGILRSLLLKDKIFSELIIHPKVYPIICATVGETAILHLQNAIIVFPDKKHGQSHFHRDFAKDFVSSKPLSINALWMIDEFNAETGATWVVPGTHKMENWPSNEFLEQNAIQASGSKGSVLVFDSMLIHRGGSNSSSGIRRAINHQYTKPFIKQQLDFPKYLGKKYDIESKIGQVLGYWTIPPKSVSEFRCEPEKRTYRSGQG from the coding sequence TTGAAGAAAATTTCTGATGAAGGTTTTACAGTTATTGAAAATGTTTTATCACAAGAAGAATGTAAAAAAATTTCTGACAGATTAGATGTAATTAATGCAGAAGAGCAGGAAGAATTTGGAAAAGAGAGGCTAGAAAAAGTCAATGAGATTGGAATTTTAAGAAGTTTGTTATTAAAAGATAAAATATTTTCGGAATTAATCATCCATCCTAAAGTATATCCCATCATTTGTGCCACAGTAGGTGAAACTGCAATTTTGCATCTTCAAAATGCCATAATTGTATTTCCAGATAAAAAACATGGTCAAAGTCATTTTCATAGGGATTTTGCAAAAGATTTTGTTAGTTCTAAACCACTTTCTATTAACGCATTATGGATGATTGATGAATTTAATGCAGAAACTGGTGCTACATGGGTTGTTCCAGGAACACATAAAATGGAAAATTGGCCTTCTAATGAATTTTTAGAACAAAATGCAATTCAGGCTAGTGGTAGTAAAGGTTCAGTATTAGTTTTTGACAGTATGTTAATTCATAGAGGAGGTTCAAATTCTAGCAGTGGTATAAGAAGAGCAATTAATCATCAATATACAAAACCATTCATAAAACAACAGCTTGACTTTCCTAAATATCTAGGAAAAAAATATGACATAGAAAGTAAAATCGGTCAGGTTTTAGGTTATTGGACAATTCCCCCAAAAAGTGTTTCAGAATTTAGATGTGAACCTGAAAAAAGAACATATAGAAGCGGTCAAGGTTAA
- a CDS encoding GDP-mannose dehydrogenase — protein sequence MKNHKNVVAGLGEIGKPILTLLQKSQVVIGYDINPKLMNKQKFEKYSALPTSFLHVCIPFSKNFKSNVISLYHKFLPKTIVIHSTVSPKTTSLIQTKLPIPVIYSATRGVHKRMIHDLKKYTKYYAIEKSAPNQKNASIEYAKLLKKCNVKSKKMSNPITLELAKIVVDTTYYGWLINYAQLSNMIAKKHGVDYDEMWEFSDEIHKFLGNRPKMFPGFIGGHCVIPNLSLIDEESFWQIDKINNLYTKKVKNAKSIAKKYVKGKRSYDSK from the coding sequence ATGAAAAATCACAAAAATGTTGTAGCTGGATTGGGAGAAATAGGAAAACCAATTCTAACCCTCTTACAAAAATCACAAGTTGTTATTGGATACGATATCAATCCTAAGCTAATGAATAAACAAAAGTTTGAAAAATACAGTGCTCTTCCTACATCATTTCTTCATGTATGTATACCATTTTCTAAGAATTTTAAATCAAACGTGATTTCATTATATCATAAATTCTTGCCAAAAACTATTGTGATTCATAGTACCGTTAGTCCAAAAACTACTAGCTTGATTCAAACAAAATTGCCAATTCCAGTAATCTATAGTGCTACTAGAGGAGTTCATAAGCGAATGATTCATGATCTCAAAAAGTATACGAAATATTATGCAATAGAAAAATCTGCCCCAAACCAAAAAAATGCATCAATTGAATATGCAAAACTTTTGAAAAAATGTAATGTCAAATCAAAGAAAATGTCTAATCCCATAACTCTTGAACTTGCAAAAATAGTGGTTGATACTACATACTATGGATGGCTAATTAATTATGCCCAGCTTAGCAATATGATCGCTAAAAAACATGGTGTGGATTATGATGAAATGTGGGAATTTTCAGATGAAATTCACAAATTTTTAGGTAATAGACCAAAAATGTTCCCTGGTTTTATTGGTGGACATTGTGTCATTCCAAATCTTTCATTAATTGACGAGGAATCTTTCTGGCAAATTGATAAAATTAACAATCTATATACAAAAAAGGTAAAAAACGCAAAATCAATTGCTAAAAAATATGTTAAAGGAAAACGATCATACGATTCCAAGTAA
- a CDS encoding class I SAM-dependent methyltransferase translates to MENKISKKILDYYQQLFDEYGVSPQSLGWGPNKGKQSIRFKILCQIGELSNTSILDVGCGFGDLFGYLRYQKIKVNYHGIDINKNLVNVGKIIYPSSSLECRDFEKKKFKKKFDWVLASGITSHGSTYPHLTSIMKEMFRICKKGFSINFVSDNVDYRTKDLFYSSSEKIISITKSISNRFILRHDYMPFEFTLYVYKNNKRTKNHIFTEVINNSKSELDDCKWLPYNRN, encoded by the coding sequence ATGGAGAATAAAATCTCAAAAAAAATTCTTGATTATTATCAACAGTTATTTGATGAATATGGGGTATCTCCACAGTCTTTGGGATGGGGTCCTAACAAAGGAAAACAGTCAATTCGTTTTAAAATCCTGTGTCAAATTGGTGAACTATCTAACACATCAATTCTTGATGTTGGTTGTGGTTTTGGAGATTTATTTGGATATCTTAGATATCAAAAAATCAAGGTAAACTACCATGGAATTGATATTAATAAAAATTTAGTAAATGTTGGAAAAATAATCTATCCTTCATCATCGTTAGAATGTCGAGATTTTGAGAAAAAAAAATTCAAAAAAAAATTCGATTGGGTACTTGCTTCTGGAATAACCTCTCATGGAAGTACATATCCTCATCTGACTAGTATTATGAAAGAAATGTTTAGAATTTGTAAAAAAGGATTTTCAATAAATTTTGTAAGTGATAATGTTGATTATCGAACTAAAGATCTTTTTTATAGCTCATCTGAAAAAATTATTTCTATTACTAAATCTATCTCAAACAGGTTTATTCTAAGACATGATTATATGCCATTTGAGTTTACACTATATGTTTATAAAAATAACAAACGAACAAAAAATCATATTTTTACTGAAGTTATTAATAATTCTAAAAGTGAATTAGACGATTGCAAATGGCTTCCTTACAATAGAAATTAA
- a CDS encoding acetyltransferase: MRKNIIIFGPGDFGQVAYFYLMNDSEFNVVAFTAHRDKIKDEKLFNIPIIPFEEIEEKFPPEKYGMFIAVPYTNLNRIRAKIFDDAKQKGYELISYINSKAIIWNDINIGENCFILENNVIQPFVTIGDDVIIWSGNHIGHHTIIKDHCFLASHVVISGKVVIEPFCFLGVNSTIRDGIHIEKNNVIGAGAVILKNTKENQVYSTNYTKLLDINSEDLKFI; this comes from the coding sequence TTGAGAAAAAATATTATAATTTTTGGTCCTGGTGATTTTGGTCAAGTTGCATATTTTTATTTGATGAATGATAGTGAGTTTAATGTTGTTGCATTTACTGCACATAGAGACAAAATCAAAGACGAAAAATTATTCAATATTCCAATTATACCATTTGAAGAAATAGAAGAGAAATTTCCTCCTGAAAAATATGGTATGTTTATTGCAGTTCCATATACAAATTTGAATAGAATTAGAGCGAAGATTTTTGATGATGCAAAACAAAAAGGATATGAATTAATTAGCTATATCAATTCCAAAGCTATTATTTGGAATGATATCAACATTGGTGAAAATTGTTTTATTTTAGAAAACAATGTTATTCAACCATTTGTAACTATTGGAGATGATGTAATTATATGGAGTGGAAATCATATAGGACATCATACAATAATTAAAGATCATTGTTTTCTTGCATCACATGTTGTGATTTCAGGAAAGGTGGTGATTGAGCCATTTTGTTTTCTTGGAGTTAATTCAACAATCAGAGATGGAATTCATATTGAAAAAAATAATGTGATTGGAGCAGGTGCAGTAATTTTAAAAAACACAAAAGAAAATCAGGTTTATTCCACAAATTATACCAAACTTCTAGATATTAATAGTGAAGATCTTAAATTTATTTAA
- a CDS encoding glycosyltransferase encodes MRILQSGNANFGYVMAKELRKNGIESDLLISKEIISGPNASINDPRSHDKEIQDYPEWVHFAPINSRTKIFQITKFMKNYDVIHSYNATPIHAMISGVPYIAQAGGDELRIKAFEKSITGYLLKRAYKHADQFVYVWPIHKPLVERLGIKNPVYLPRVWEPQNFKRNEQNSPEPKMFTIFLPTAEIWETKGNEKFLEAFVRLCKERDNVKLFYVDWGPDSEKAKKLLGLPNISEKVEIIPGPISREKMSEYMSKSDLLVDQFNSGSFTRMAIEAFKFGIPILINIDEDIHRELHGESPPVINAKTSDEIFKKLKELADSKHMLQKISHDAKSWYERNYALEKTLSKYIEIYKRIIK; translated from the coding sequence GTGAGAATTCTTCAATCAGGAAATGCAAATTTTGGATATGTTATGGCAAAAGAATTACGAAAAAATGGAATTGAATCAGATCTATTAATTTCAAAAGAGATCATATCAGGACCTAATGCATCAATAAATGATCCGCGTTCCCACGACAAAGAAATTCAGGATTATCCTGAATGGGTTCATTTTGCACCAATTAACAGCAGGACAAAAATTTTTCAAATTACAAAATTTATGAAAAATTATGATGTCATCCATTCCTATAATGCTACTCCTATTCATGCAATGATTTCTGGAGTTCCTTATATTGCACAAGCAGGAGGTGATGAATTAAGAATCAAAGCATTTGAAAAATCAATTACAGGGTATTTATTGAAAAGAGCATATAAGCATGCAGATCAGTTTGTTTATGTTTGGCCAATCCATAAGCCATTAGTAGAAAGACTAGGAATTAAAAATCCAGTTTATTTACCACGTGTGTGGGAACCACAAAATTTTAAAAGAAATGAACAGAATTCTCCTGAACCAAAAATGTTTACAATATTTCTTCCAACAGCAGAGATTTGGGAAACAAAAGGAAATGAAAAATTTCTAGAGGCATTTGTAAGATTATGTAAAGAAAGAGACAATGTCAAATTGTTTTATGTTGATTGGGGTCCAGATTCTGAAAAAGCAAAGAAATTACTTGGATTACCAAACATATCAGAAAAAGTAGAGATTATTCCAGGTCCAATATCTCGTGAAAAAATGTCAGAATATATGAGCAAATCAGATTTGTTAGTTGATCAATTTAATTCAGGTTCATTTACACGTATGGCTATTGAAGCATTCAAATTTGGAATTCCAATACTAATCAATATCGATGAAGATATTCACAGGGAATTACACGGAGAATCTCCACCGGTAATTAATGCAAAAACAAGTGATGAAATATTTAAAAAACTAAAAGAACTTGCTGATTCAAAACATATGCTTCAAAAAATTTCACATGATGCAAAATCATGGTATGAAAGAAATTATGCATTAGAAAAAACACTTTCAAAATATATTGAGATTTACAAGAGAATTATCAAGTAA
- a CDS encoding heme o synthase, with protein MQKQKSESRIAVYYELTKPKIWYLLVFTAFGATLTAANIYEVEVSTATWALVLFSVAAGSAAANTLTNYHDRDIDAIMERTKGRPLPSKRIYPAEKARNFGLALAGISLVLAFAISFTTTLEQGLWATGFIAFGLLNNVLVYSYALKRNSRTNIILGGLCGGSPPMIGWVAVTMSDLWTMGLAMAGLVFIWIPMHIWALTLHFKEDYNKVNVPMLTAVQSEKTSARTIAISTFVMVLFSIAPFFLTTENGDPMVGPVYLWTAIASGILMIALSAWVIAKPKEKASWTLFKFSSPYLAVLFIALMVDSAL; from the coding sequence GTGCAGAAACAAAAATCTGAATCACGAATTGCTGTATATTATGAATTAACAAAACCAAAGATTTGGTATTTACTAGTTTTTACTGCGTTTGGTGCTACATTAACTGCAGCCAATATTTACGAAGTAGAAGTTTCAACTGCAACATGGGCATTGGTGTTGTTTTCAGTAGCTGCTGGCTCTGCAGCAGCAAATACTCTTACAAATTATCACGATAGAGATATAGATGCAATCATGGAGAGGACCAAAGGAAGGCCCCTTCCATCAAAAAGAATCTATCCTGCTGAAAAAGCAAGAAACTTTGGTTTAGCATTAGCAGGAATATCACTTGTGCTAGCATTTGCAATTTCATTTACAACTACGCTAGAACAAGGATTGTGGGCAACAGGATTCATTGCATTCGGATTACTAAATAACGTTCTAGTTTATTCGTATGCATTAAAACGAAATTCAAGGACAAATATTATTTTAGGTGGTTTATGCGGCGGCTCACCTCCAATGATTGGTTGGGTTGCAGTCACAATGTCAGACTTGTGGACAATGGGTTTGGCAATGGCAGGATTAGTCTTCATTTGGATTCCAATGCATATTTGGGCTCTTACACTGCATTTCAAAGAGGATTATAACAAAGTCAATGTACCAATGTTAACTGCAGTACAATCTGAGAAGACATCTGCAAGAACTATCGCAATTTCAACATTTGTCATGGTGTTGTTTTCAATTGCACCATTCTTTTTGACAACAGAAAATGGTGATCCAATGGTTGGTCCTGTGTATCTTTGGACTGCTATTGCATCAGGAATATTGATGATAGCACTATCAGCATGGGTAATTGCAAAACCTAAAGAAAAGGCATCATGGACATTATTCAAATTTTCTAGCCCCTATCTTGCAGTATTGTTTATTGCACTAATGGTAGATTCCGCATTATAG
- the wecB gene encoding non-hydrolyzing UDP-N-acetylglucosamine 2-epimerase — translation MTKIKKITFVLGTRPQIIKSGPIIKELAKKKFIVDIIHTGQHYDYNLSNIFLKNSKAINIKNLNIGAGTQLEQISKIITKLEKLFKKNKPDLIVIPGDTTSAVAGALSASKCKIKIAHLEAGARSNQFYMTEEINRRIIDHCSDILFAPTRNCLENLKLESVFGQTYFVGDTMYDQFLNWKKNTKITKNNKKTNEILITIHRAENINNVENLKKICEIVNKLQKKYHIIFPVHPNTKKQLLKNKLKINAEIILPQNHSNMMKLVNNADLVITDSGGLQKEAYWMGTPCITIRENTEWKETIEERANIIMPLSKPFQYKKAEKMMSLKFKTKPSLFGGGKAVDKIIKVLKNLE, via the coding sequence ATGACTAAAATTAAAAAGATCACATTTGTTTTAGGAACTAGGCCACAGATAATAAAATCAGGGCCAATTATTAAGGAATTAGCAAAAAAAAAATTCATAGTAGACATTATTCATACAGGTCAGCATTATGACTATAATTTATCAAATATATTTTTAAAAAATTCTAAAGCAATCAATATAAAAAATCTTAACATAGGTGCAGGAACACAACTTGAACAAATTTCAAAAATAATCACGAAGTTGGAAAAATTATTTAAAAAAAATAAACCAGATTTGATAGTCATTCCAGGTGACACAACTTCAGCAGTAGCAGGTGCATTATCTGCTTCTAAATGTAAAATAAAAATTGCACATTTGGAGGCAGGTGCCAGAAGCAATCAATTTTACATGACTGAAGAGATTAACCGACGAATTATAGATCATTGTTCAGATATATTATTTGCACCAACAAGAAATTGTTTGGAAAATTTAAAATTAGAATCAGTTTTTGGTCAAACATATTTTGTTGGTGATACAATGTATGATCAATTTCTTAACTGGAAAAAAAATACTAAGATTACAAAAAATAATAAAAAAACAAATGAAATTCTTATAACAATTCATAGAGCTGAAAACATAAACAATGTAGAAAACCTGAAAAAAATTTGTGAAATAGTAAATAAATTACAAAAAAAATATCATATAATATTTCCTGTCCATCCAAATACCAAGAAACAATTGTTAAAAAATAAACTGAAAATTAATGCAGAAATTATTTTACCTCAAAACCATAGTAATATGATGAAACTGGTTAACAATGCAGATTTGGTAATCACAGATTCTGGAGGGCTACAAAAAGAAGCTTATTGGATGGGAACTCCATGTATAACTATTAGAGAGAACACAGAATGGAAAGAGACAATTGAAGAAAGAGCAAACATCATCATGCCATTATCAAAACCATTTCAGTATAAAAAAGCAGAAAAAATGATGAGTTTAAAATTTAAAACAAAACCTAGTCTTTTTGGTGGAGGAAAAGCAGTAGATAAAATTATTAAAGTTTTAAAAAATCTAGAATAA
- a CDS encoding peptidoglycan bridge formation glycyltransferase FemA/FemB family protein: MKIELVSKPKEYDNFITNNFCSFYQSFKHIKFLESILQINAKFITAKDGENIIGVMPIFCKESKLGTVINSLPFFGSYGGIISKSIEVKKNILNFLNNYNKENDIISTVIISNPFEKSDVYDKNFKFVDKVERLAQCINLSKYSEKKLWDNFEQRVRRAIRKAEKNSITIEYSKPNKEIIEKFYNYHVKNMSSKKGAVKPKEFFECVKENFKIHEDYDILIAKYNFKPISFLLVFYFKSFTEYYMPAYDVEKSNLQGTSLLIWESIKKSFEKKIQYYNFGGTHKKQDTLYNFKKGWATNDFFYNYYIYSDLSRLEGIEQDYLKKNFKNFYVYNFNKVQIKREN; encoded by the coding sequence ATGAAAATTGAGCTCGTTTCAAAACCTAAAGAGTATGATAATTTTATAACTAATAATTTTTGTTCATTTTATCAATCATTCAAACACATAAAATTTCTAGAAAGTATTTTACAAATAAATGCAAAATTTATTACTGCAAAAGACGGTGAGAACATAATTGGAGTAATGCCAATTTTTTGTAAAGAATCAAAACTAGGCACAGTCATAAATTCATTACCATTTTTTGGAAGTTACGGAGGCATTATTTCAAAATCAATTGAAGTTAAAAAAAACATTTTAAATTTTTTAAATAATTATAATAAAGAAAACGACATTATTTCAACAGTAATTATATCTAATCCATTTGAAAAATCTGATGTTTATGATAAAAATTTCAAATTTGTTGATAAAGTAGAACGGTTAGCACAATGTATTAATTTATCTAAATATTCTGAAAAAAAACTTTGGGATAATTTTGAACAACGAGTAAGACGTGCGATTAGGAAGGCAGAGAAAAATTCCATAACAATTGAATATTCAAAACCAAATAAAGAAATCATTGAGAAGTTTTATAATTATCACGTAAAAAACATGTCATCAAAAAAAGGAGCAGTAAAGCCTAAAGAGTTTTTTGAATGTGTAAAAGAAAATTTCAAAATTCATGAAGATTATGATATATTAATTGCAAAATATAATTTCAAGCCAATCTCTTTTCTATTAGTTTTTTATTTTAAATCATTTACAGAGTATTATATGCCTGCATATGATGTAGAAAAAAGCAACTTACAAGGAACAAGTCTTCTAATATGGGAATCAATCAAGAAATCATTTGAGAAAAAAATACAATACTACAATTTTGGTGGAACGCATAAAAAACAAGATACTTTGTATAATTTCAAAAAGGGTTGGGCAACTAATGATTTTTTTTATAATTATTACATATATTCAGATTTAAGTAGGTTAGAAGGTATTGAACAAGATTATTTGAAGAAGAATTTTAAAAATTTCTATGTTTATAACTTTAACAAAGTACAGATTAAGAGGGAAAATTGA
- a CDS encoding SDR family NAD(P)-dependent oxidoreductase, whose protein sequence is MGKRKALVTGGAGFIGSHLCNKLIENNYDVIAYDDLSNGSGRKNLSKNIKFVKGNILDRKKIKTVFNKVDVVFNLAVKPLVMSFYDPEEVVKVNDYGTYLVAKMCVDSKKKLIHVSSSEAYGSAVSLPMKEKHPLLPSTIYASSKAASELYVRGFEKTDGLKMVIIRPFNCYGEFMRNDVYGAVFPKFLERLNMNKVCTITGNGKQTRDFTYVDDTCEGIMLADQSKKAIGETFNVGQGKETSINKIAQLMTKKYNEITGKEISCKFKYTRSRPGDVMRHLSDISKARKILGYKPKVSIDEGLNRVIEWNIQKQK, encoded by the coding sequence ATGGGAAAACGAAAAGCATTAGTTACAGGAGGGGCAGGTTTTATTGGATCTCATTTATGTAATAAATTAATTGAGAATAATTACGATGTTATTGCTTATGATGATCTTTCAAATGGTAGTGGAAGAAAAAATCTTTCAAAAAATATCAAGTTTGTGAAAGGAAACATATTAGATAGGAAAAAAATTAAAACAGTTTTCAACAAAGTTGATGTGGTTTTTAATTTAGCTGTAAAACCTCTTGTAATGTCTTTTTATGATCCAGAAGAAGTTGTTAAAGTAAATGATTATGGAACCTATCTAGTTGCAAAAATGTGTGTAGATTCCAAAAAAAAGCTAATACATGTTTCATCTAGTGAAGCTTATGGTTCAGCAGTTTCACTTCCTATGAAAGAAAAACATCCATTACTTCCATCAACAATTTATGCGTCATCAAAAGCAGCTTCAGAATTGTATGTAAGAGGATTTGAAAAAACAGATGGCTTAAAAATGGTAATTATAAGACCGTTTAATTGTTATGGAGAATTTATGAGAAATGACGTTTATGGAGCAGTGTTTCCTAAATTTTTAGAACGTCTTAATATGAATAAGGTTTGTACGATAACAGGTAATGGAAAACAAACTAGAGATTTTACATATGTTGATGATACATGCGAGGGAATAATGTTAGCCGATCAAAGTAAAAAGGCAATTGGAGAAACATTCAATGTAGGACAAGGAAAAGAAACATCAATAAATAAAATTGCTCAATTAATGACAAAAAAATACAACGAGATAACAGGAAAAGAAATTAGTTGTAAATTTAAGTATACAAGATCACGGCCTGGTGATGTAATGCGACATTTATCAGATATTTCAAAGGCTAGAAAGATCCTAGGATACAAACCAAAAGTATCAATCGATGAAGGTCTAAATAGAGTAATAGAGTGGAATATTCAAAAGCAAAAATAA
- a CDS encoding glycosyltransferase has protein sequence MKVLYAGNTANFGYVVTHYLRLNDVNMELFMKKNPSIPSDPIKKDPTLNNIYPNWITFYDDTKPLWKLNILKKICDYDIIQTNTGLIIYSYFSRKPYVAQPIGSELRITAFSNSVKGFLMRQALHKAKVVIISTLNQELLLKKLKIKNYLVIPCYPEFAFFHPPDGPKTDFFNNFTIFHPTNLNWKTKGNEILINGFAKFIKNYSNSLLIIVEHGKDIEKTHNLVTKLNIKKNVKFVNGPLDYNSLINHYHNADVIADQFVSDEIGSIGREAMCSQKPLLTSFDDILYQKQFNSSPPILKAKSPDDVCSKLELLVDKKTRDRYGKESRLWMEKNNSIDVFAKKNKIIYESIISKEKFEILRNKIENFKNY, from the coding sequence GTGAAAGTTCTCTATGCTGGAAATACAGCAAATTTTGGTTATGTAGTAACTCATTATTTGAGACTGAATGATGTAAATATGGAATTATTTATGAAAAAAAATCCTAGCATCCCATCAGATCCAATAAAAAAAGATCCCACGTTAAACAACATCTATCCTAATTGGATCACTTTTTATGATGACACAAAACCACTATGGAAGCTAAACATTTTAAAAAAAATATGTGATTATGATATAATTCAAACTAATACTGGATTAATCATATATTCCTACTTTTCAAGAAAACCATATGTTGCTCAACCTATAGGTTCAGAATTACGAATTACTGCTTTTTCAAATTCAGTAAAAGGTTTCTTAATGAGACAGGCATTACATAAGGCAAAAGTTGTTATCATCTCAACTCTAAATCAAGAATTACTTCTAAAAAAATTAAAAATTAAAAATTATCTTGTAATTCCATGCTATCCTGAATTTGCTTTTTTTCATCCGCCTGATGGACCTAAGACTGATTTTTTTAATAATTTCACAATTTTCCATCCAACAAATCTTAATTGGAAAACAAAAGGCAATGAAATTCTTATTAATGGTTTTGCAAAATTTATAAAAAATTATTCAAATTCTCTTTTAATTATTGTTGAACATGGAAAAGATATTGAAAAAACCCATAATTTAGTAACAAAATTGAATATTAAAAAAAATGTAAAATTTGTTAATGGTCCATTAGATTATAACTCATTGATAAATCATTATCATAACGCTGATGTCATAGCTGATCAGTTTGTTAGTGATGAAATTGGCTCGATTGGACGTGAAGCAATGTGTTCACAAAAACCATTACTAACAAGTTTTGATGACATATTATATCAAAAACAATTTAATTCATCCCCTCCAATTCTTAAAGCAAAATCACCTGATGATGTTTGTTCTAAATTAGAATTACTTGTTGATAAAAAAACAAGAGATAGATACGGTAAAGAAAGTCGTTTATGGATGGAAAAGAATAATTCTATTGATGTTTTCGCTAAGAAAAATAAAATTATTTACGAGTCAATTATTTCCAAAGAAAAATTTGAAATTTTAAGAAATAAAATTGAAAATTTTAAAAATTATTAA
- a CDS encoding Lrp/AsnC family transcriptional regulator codes for MDLQILSELSNDASISVPRLSKKINVNSSVVYSRIKRLIKRKLIERFTIVVNDAELGYNVKALTGINMDTKKRDHIIDELFKIEGVREIAEVTGRFDILVTMYARTLDQMHKMVSERIGRIEGIQSSESFIEMKTRTKAMPYMPSEDSD; via the coding sequence TTGGATTTACAAATTTTATCAGAATTATCAAATGATGCATCAATTTCAGTTCCACGTCTCTCAAAAAAAATCAACGTAAATTCATCAGTAGTTTATTCAAGAATTAAGAGATTAATCAAAAGAAAACTGATTGAGAGATTCACTATTGTAGTAAATGATGCAGAGCTTGGATATAATGTCAAAGCATTAACTGGAATCAATATGGATACAAAAAAGAGAGATCACATTATTGATGAGTTATTCAAAATTGAAGGAGTAAGAGAGATTGCAGAAGTTACAGGCAGATTTGATATTTTGGTAACAATGTATGCCAGAACCTTAGATCAGATGCACAAAATGGTTTCTGAAAGGATTGGCAGAATAGAAGGAATCCAATCATCAGAGTCATTCATAGAGATGAAAACTAGGACAAAAGCAATGCCATATATGCCATCAGAGGATAGTGACTAG
- a CDS encoding DegT/DnrJ/EryC1/StrS aminotransferase family protein produces the protein MQKRIYLMRPVVGSEEIQLIKRAIKSKFLTEGKITHEFEKSVSQYVGTKYAIATTSATTALHSIFESINVKGKNVLVSDFTFPATILAIIQAGGKPILIDVDRHSMNTTREIVEESLTRSTKTIVPVSLFGNPLDIDFYKLKKQGMKIIEDGATNLGTKVNNKFVGSLANATCFSFHPRKIITTGEGGMITTNDKTLQERLRSFKAFGKKGTKFVDYGTNYKLSDIQSAIGLSQMKKIEKIIKKRIEKAKIYNELLSKNDFIEPQSQTRKSRHTYQSYVCIVLKKRLRDKIIKELAQRNIESQIGTYALHCLPAFKKIPKNGILENSEFLYRNSISLPLHEELTTEDQKIICAIIKHIDD, from the coding sequence ATGCAAAAAAGAATCTATTTGATGAGACCAGTAGTAGGTTCAGAAGAAATTCAATTAATCAAGAGAGCGATAAAATCAAAATTTCTGACAGAAGGAAAGATTACCCATGAATTTGAAAAATCAGTTTCACAGTACGTAGGAACTAAGTATGCAATTGCTACAACATCTGCAACTACGGCATTACATTCTATATTTGAATCCATAAATGTAAAAGGAAAAAATGTTTTAGTGTCTGACTTTACTTTTCCAGCTACAATACTTGCCATCATTCAGGCAGGAGGAAAACCAATACTAATAGATGTAGATAGACATAGTATGAATACAACAAGAGAGATTGTAGAAGAGTCATTAACAAGATCAACTAAAACTATAGTTCCAGTTTCACTCTTTGGCAATCCACTAGATATTGATTTTTATAAATTAAAAAAACAAGGAATGAAAATTATAGAAGATGGTGCCACAAATCTAGGAACAAAAGTTAATAACAAATTTGTCGGTTCACTAGCAAATGCAACATGTTTTAGCTTTCATCCTAGAAAAATAATTACAACGGGTGAAGGAGGAATGATTACGACTAATGACAAAACATTGCAAGAAAGATTAAGATCATTTAAGGCATTTGGTAAGAAAGGTACAAAGTTTGTAGATTATGGAACTAACTACAAACTGTCTGATATCCAAAGTGCAATAGGTTTATCGCAAATGAAAAAAATTGAGAAAATTATTAAAAAGAGAATAGAAAAAGCAAAAATCTATAACGAGTTACTATCTAAAAATGATTTTATTGAGCCTCAAAGCCAAACTAGAAAATCTCGTCATACGTATCAATCATATGTATGCATTGTTTTAAAAAAAAGATTACGAGACAAAATAATAAAAGAATTAGCTCAAAGAAACATTGAATCACAGATAGGAACATATGCTTTACACTGTCTTCCAGCATTCAAAAAAATTCCTAAAAATGGAATTTTGGAAAATTCTGAATTTTTGTACAGAAATTCTATTTCATTACCACTTCATGAAGAATTAACAACAGAGGATCAAAAAATAATTTGTGCCATAATTAAACACATAGATGATTAA